Part of the Xanthomonas sp. SI genome is shown below.
CCGCCGCTGTAGCGGAAATTGTCGGCCTGCTGTCTCAATACAGCGAATACTTCACCCCGAAGCAGAAAGCCGAGCTGGCGGTTGCCATCGGCGCCAGCAGCCCGGGCCGCGGTCCCAAGGCCGCTTCGACCCAGGCCAAGAAGGAAGTCGCCCCCAAGTATTGGCTGCCCCATACCCATGAGACCTGGAGTGGACGGGGCCGTCCTCCGCGTGCCTTCACTGCTTGGGAGGGGACGGCTGCTTACAAGCAATGGAAGGCTGGTCACCCGGACGAGAAGTTCCCGAAATATCCGGGCTGAGCGGTGGCAACGTTCCAGGAAGCCAGCTTCGGTAGAGCGCAGGCTCACAGGTTATCTGTGAGCCTGGCAGGTGGTAGACGTCGCCAGAGGCCAAGGGTCGAGCTGGGGTGCTAGGGGGGTGGGGTGACCAGCTGCTAGATGGGCTGGACGGCAAATAAACAAAGTTCTGGCCGTCTCAAAATTTGCAACAAACCAGCGATACGCTTTGTTGGCGCCGGGCAATGCCCACGCACCGCGGTTGCCCGCCCACAACTCTATCCAAGCTCAAGGATGACGCCATGTCGAACCCCCACGTTCGCCTTTCCCGCCGTATCGGCATGGCCTGCCTGTTGCTGCTTGTCGGCATGTTGGTTGCGCCGCTGAGCCAAGCGACGCCGCAACACCAATATGGTCCGCCCTATACGACCTCCTCCAGTCATGGCGTGGCGACGTATCCCACAGTCAATGAAGTCGTCCAATTTCTCGAAAGCCAGATCATGGCGCTATGCGAGTCGGGACCGAAGGGATGCGTGAATCCGCCTACCTTCTCCGTGAGCTATGGCTCTGGCTTCACAGCGGCGATTCTTTACGTCAACGGCCAGACCGATTCCTACATCGAGGCCACCGACAACGTCGTGGGTTATCCGCCCAAGAACGCGGGCAGCTGCAACACGATGTGTAGTGGCGGCCTGGGGCAGAAAGGCGACAACACCGGTCCCCATGGCAGCAGCGGCGACGCGGCTCTGAAACAGGGCGGGGCGCATCGCGGTAGCGTATTCGAGGGCGACCCGATCAACACCGCCACCGGCAACATGTTCCGCCAGGACACCGATTACGATTCGCCGACCTGGCTGACGCTGCGCCGCTTCTACAACAGCAAGACCTTCGTCACCTCGGTGGCGCTTGGCAAGCAGTGGCGCCACTCGTTCGAGCGCACCCTGGACGTGATGGTGGCCACGGCTCCCAACGGTGGAAGCATCATCGACGCACGCCGCCCGGATGGCGGTGTGGAACGGTTCCAGTTGAAGAGCGGCGTCTGGACGACGGATCCGGACATGCCCGACACCTTGACCGAGCGCCGCGACAGCGCCGGTCTGTTGCTGGGCTACTCCCTGGCGGTCGCAGCTACGCAGCAGACCGAGCTTTACGACAGCAATGGCCTGTTGCGTTCGGCGTTCGACCGGATGGGCCAGACTGTGTTGACCCTGGACTACAGCGACGCGCAGACGCCGGTCGCAATCGCGCCCAAGCCGAACCTGCTGCTGCACGTCACCGACGCAGGTGGCCGCGCACTCGCGTTCGTCTATGGCAGCGACAGCCGTCTGAAGACGGTGACCCTCCCCGATGGCGGCGCGCTGACCTATACCTACGACACCACGGGCAACCTGGCTTCCGTGCAGTATCCGGATGGCAAGACCCGCCAATACGTCTACAACGAGCAAACGCTGACGTCCAAGGTCAATCGGCCCACGGCGCTGACCGGAGTGATCGACGAGAAGGGTGTGCGCTTCGAAAGCACCGGCTACGACGCCAACGGCAAGGCCAATTCTTCGAGCTTTGCCGGCAACGTCGATGCCACCAGTGTCGACTATGCGAATTACACCCAGAACTGGGGCGTGCCGGCCACGGTGACTTCGCCGTTGGGAACCCAGGTTTACATGAGCTATACAGACAGCGGCTATGGCGCTTTGAAGCCGACCGGTGCCAGTGTGGCGTGTGGTCAACAATGCAATCAGCCGTGGAAGTCGCTGACCTATGACGCCAATGGCTACCCGGCGTCTACGACCGACTTCAAGGGCACCGTCACCAAGACGACCTACGCGGCTGGCGGCCTGCTGACCCAACAGATAGAGGCCTCGGGCACAACGCAGCAGCGCACCACCAACACCACGTGGAATACCAGCCTACGGGTGCCGCTGACCCGCACCGTGCTCGATGCAGCGGGCGCGACCGCTGCCAAGACGGCATGGACCTACAACGCACGCGGACAGCAAACCGCGCGTTGCCAGGTGGATCCGTCCGTGTCCACCGCCATGAGCTACAGCTGCGGCAGCGCGGCCAAAGCCCCAGCCGGCGTGCGGCAGTGGCTCACCAGCTACTGCGATACCGTCGATGGCACGCAGTGCCCGCAGATCGGCCTGGTGCTTAGCCAGGATGGCCCGCGCACGGATGTCGCCGACACCACGACCTATCGCTATTACCTGACCGCCGACGAATCCGGCTGCGCCAACGCTGGCGGCGTCTGCCACCGCGCCGGGGACCTGTATCAGGTGGTCGATGCGCTGGGCCGTGCCACGACCTATGTGGCTTACGACCGCAACGGCCGTCCCACCCGCACCCAGGACGCCAATGGCCTGATCCGCGACCTCGCCTACACCCCGCGCGGCTGGATGGCCTCAAGCACCCTGCGCGCGAATGCCGACGGCACGCCGTCAGATCAGGATCAGGCCACCATCGTCGCCTACGACGAGGTGGGCAGCGTCAGTAAGGTGACCGACCCCGACGGCACCTTCGTCACCTACGGCTACGACGCTGCGCATCGCTTGACCGACGTGACCGATGGCGCCGGCAACAACATCCACTACTCGCTGGATGCGTCCGGTAACCGGTTCAAGGAAGACACCAAGGACGCGTCCGGCACGCTCAAGCGCACGCTGTCGCGGATCTACAACAAGCTCGGCCAGCTGGCCACGCAGGCCACCGCCGAAGCCGACCCGACCGACTTCGGCTACGACGACAACGGCAATGTGCAGTTGGTCACCGACGCACTCAAGCGGAAGAACCAGACCGACTACGATCCGCTGGACCGGGTCAAGCAGACGACACAGGATGTGGGCGGGATCGCCGCCAAGACCCAGGCCGAATACGACGCACTGGACCGCATCACCAAGGTTACCGATCCCAAGGGCCTGACCACGAGTTACCAATACAACGGCCTGGGCGACTTGCTCAAACTGACCAGCCCCGACACCGGCGTGACCAGCTACACCTACAACAGCGCCGGCAACCCGGCCACACAAACCGATGCGCGCGGCACCAAGACCAACTACGTCTTCGACGTGCTCGGCCGTCTGGCCAAGGCGACCTACGCGGACAAGGCGCTGATCGCGACCTACACCTACGATGCCAGCCAGAACGTGTGCGCGGCCGGGGAAACATTTGCGCTGGGGCGCTTGAGCAAGCTGCAGGACGGCAGTGGCACGACCCAGTATTGCTATGACCGGTTCGGACGCGTCGTGCGCAAGGTGCAGACCACCAACGGCAAGGCGTTCGCGCTGCGCTACGCCTACACCAAGGGCGGCCGCTTGAGCCGGGTGACCTATCCGGACGGCGCGGTGGTGGACTACGTGCGCAACGCGCTGGGGCAGGCCACGGAAGTGGGCGTCACGCCTGCGGGCGGCACGCGGCAAAAGCTGCTGAGCGGCGCCACCTACTATCCGTTCGGCCCCAGCGCCGGTTGGTCTTACGGCAACAGCCGGCCACTGCAGCGCGTGCTGGACCAGGACTACCGCCCGCAGGCGATCCAGGACAGCCGCAGCGATGGCCTCAACATCGGCTTCGCCTTCGACCCGGTCGGCAATCTCACTGCGCTGACCGCTCCAGGCAACACGGCACCCGTGGTCACTTTGAGCTATGACAACCTGGACCGATTGACCGCGTTCAAGGACGGCCCGACCGGCACGGTGATCGACGGCTACAGCTACGACGCTACCGGCAACCGGCTCAGCGCTCAGGTCAACGGCAGCGCCCAGACCTACAGCTACCCGACCGACAGCCATCGCCTGGCAAGCGTGGCCGGCGCCGCGCGCAGCTACGACGCGGCAGGCAATACCACGGCCATCGACGGCACCGCACGCGAGTTCGCCTACGACGCGACCGGGCGCCTGAGCCAGGCCAAGCGCAGCGGCACGCTTGCGATGGAGTATCGCTACAACGACCGCGGCGAGCAGGTGCGACGCTTCCTCGGCACGACCAACACCTACACGGTCTACGATGAGGCCGGCCATTGGATGGGCGACTACGACACCAACGGCAAAGCGCTCCAGCAAGTCATCTGGCTCGGTAATCTGCCGGTGGGCGTGCTGGCCGGCACGGCCTTGAACTATGTGCAGCCGGACCACCTTGGCGCGCCGCGGACGGTGATCGACCCGACGCGCGACGTCGCAATTTGGACCTGGGACATCAAGGGTGAGGCGTTCGGCAACACGCCGCCGAACCAAGACCCAGACAACGACGGGACCGCGTTCGTGTTCAACATGCGCTCCCCGGGACAGCGTTACGACAGCGCCACGGGACTCAACCAGAACTATTTCCGGGATTACGACACCATCAGTGGGCGGTATGGGCAAAGCGATCCGATCGGGCTGAGTGGCGGCATCAACACTTGGGCATACGTCGAATCAAAGCCACTGTATTCTTATGACCAATTTGGCCTTATTTCCGCAGGTCATCATGTTTTCCCGCAGTCAATTTGGCGCGGTCTGGATAATCTATCTCAGGATGTCAGGCAGCTTTTTGATAGGGCTGTAGTAAAGCCGGCAACTAGGCATGGATACAGCAAAGAGCATGCTGCTTACAATCGCATTGCCCGGAGGGCGTGGGATGATTTCTGCGAGAAGGCTGGCACAGATTTGAGGAATATGTCGAAGGATTCTGCACAAGAGTTCTTGGACTACTTGGGTAACAATCCGGAACTGAGTAGGTTCAACGGTCAGGTTGAATCCGGTGAGGCGTTGACAATGCCGGATGAAACCGCGCCACTCCCGGAGATGGCAGAAATGCCGGTTCCGGTAGCTGAGCCGATGGTGGAGCCAGTGGTTGTCGAACCTTTAATTTTTGTGCCGTGAGGCATTTATGAAATTCATCAATTCGCCTGGGTATGTTGTTGCGGAAAGTTCGGAAAATTCCTCGCATGAGGCCTATATTGGGGGGCGATGCCCCCTGCCTGGCGCGGTATCGCCCAATACAGGTGCGCCCCTCACTCAGTTTGCAAGAGTGGTTCAATCGCGCGATGGATTTGCGGTTCCAGGGTTCGATGAGCCCGAGTTGCACCTTCTTTATAGCTGGAAGTGCGACATCCATAAGGGCGACTTTAGCTATAGATACATCAATGGTTCGATCGAGGTGGTCGAATACACGACTGGCAGCGACGACTACGAGGGTTTTCCCTATCCGAACTACCCCGAGGTCTTTAACGAGGTCTCTGTGGGTATTCGTCGTCTTAGTGATGAGGAAATGGCTGTTATTGAAAGATTGAATGCGCCCGATGTTGATGGGGGCTATAAGTTTTCTGGTGCACTCCCTTCAATGCTTTCTGTGCCTCAGCATCAGTTTGGCGGAGTTCCTTATTTGCTAGACACGGAGCGTGTCAGGAAGGACTGCCCTGTGTGCAAAAAAGAGATGACGGTAATTGCCTCTGTCGGGAACAAGAATTATTCAACCGACGAAGGGTTTGTAGGAAATGATTTTGTTCAGGTTCTATACTTTTCCTGCTCTTCCTGTAAGGTCGTTTCGGCTCTGAATTTTTCTGATTGAATTTGGTTCGTAACATATTTCCAAGGGGCGGATCTGCCTCCTTGCCAATCGGCCAATAACGAGTGGAGCATGCGCGTAGGAGTTTTCTGATGCTGCGGTCAGCCTTCAACTGATCGCACGTCCGTGCTCCTCATGGCAACCTGTATCCGTCGTCCAGGCCACTTCACCCACCATGGCTGGGGGACGGGGGCCAGAACCTCCACCTAAGCGCCGACGACCAAAGGCCTCGCATGCGAGGCCTTTGCTTTTTGTGCCTATAGATTGCTTGACTGGGCGGGGACCAGCATCAGAGCCAGTAGCCAACCTGTGGGGCATTGTCCACTAGAGTAAGCGCTGCGGAAGTAGCATCATCGGCGGTAGGGTTGGAGGGAAACGTCACGCCGCCAAACACGACGTTGGATTGCTCGCAGGCAAGGAAGAAGGGGTAGTAACGAGAATAGTCCATGGTGGCGCCCTCGACGCCCGTGTGGCTGCCGACTTCCCCGCCGAGCACGTAGAAGGTTGGTGCACCCAAAATGTCAGCGCTCATTTCGTCCAAAAATTCCTCGCCCAGCAGGAAGGCATTGTCGCGATGTGCTCCATTCGCGTAGACGCCATTCCCATCGGCGTTTGGGCCCGTGGCGAATACGATAAGGCACGGCCCGGCGCCAACGCTCCCGAACACCGTTGCCGCCTCCAGCTCAATGCCTACCACCTCTTGGTCTTGCTCGAACTCGTCAGTGAACGCCACCTCACCGCGTTGAAGGATTGGATTGGCGCCGCTGATGATTTGCTTGATGGCGTTGTCCGCGGTGGTTTCCAGGGCCTGTCTAACTGCCAATGGCACATCATCCAATGCGACGATGTCCTCGCCCTCCATGAAGTTGTCATCGATCGGATTGTAGGAGTAGCCCGAGTTCTGGTCGGTCCACAAGCCTTCGTCGTCGTCGTAGTTCCACATCGCTGCATTCCTCGAAGTTGTTGTTTGTTTAAAGCCAGCTCCCGAAGCGATTGGAGCGGCATCAGTCCTGACGCGGGCCAGCCTTTCTGAAAACGCCATCGCGTCCCTCGCGTGAAAGCACTACAGGAAGGGGCAGGAATCCTTCACTCGGACGTCGACAACCAGGGGTCTCGAATGCGAGGCCTTTTGCTTTTTGCGTCTAGGGGAAGCTGGAAATGCCGTAGCAAGGGCCGCCGTCCGGCACACATTTGTCTATCTTCGTAGACGTTTTGAGCGGCCATGGGGCTTGCGCTTGCGCACTCATCTGGCCAGCAGTAGCGTTTTGGCGACGCTTTCTCGTCAAGGAATGAACGATGAAAACCCTCTCCGGCGCATTGCTTGGATTGGCCGGGCTGGCAGCTGGCCTCTCTCCGGTCGCCAAGGCAGCGGACCAGGTGATGAACCCAGCCGACGTTATCGAGGGCATGGGGGAGCGCATCCCCGCCGGCAAAGAAAACGTCAGCCTGTCGCCGCTGTTCAAGGCCTACACCTTCGAAAAGGCCGGCCTCAAGTTCGTCCAAATCAACTCGGCGCTGGACGAAGTCATCACGGTCATCGTAGTAACCCCCGGCGCTGAATCGCGCTTGCCCATCGGCTCGGCCGCGGGCCAGCCGCTGCCCGTGCTCAAGGGCGACGCAGCCAGTTGAGGGGACGTTCCCGGATTGAGCCGGTCTCTCCTTGGAGCTATCCCTTACGAGTAAAAAAGAAAGCCCCAGGTCGTGACCTAGGGCTTTCGAGGAAACGCGTTGCGAAGCCGGCGCGTGCTCAGCTCAGATCGCAGTTGCTCGGCAGCGCCCACGTCGAGTTCGGCAACATGTTCTTCACCGTAGCCGAGGCCGTGATGGCGACGTTGCTGGCCCCGATGAGCTCTTCCAGGTCGGCGATCGAGACGATGTAGTCGTCCAGGCTACCCAGGCCGGTTTCGTTCGGGATGATCCAGCTGATGGCCTTCTCAGCGCCCGTGCTCGGGTCGGTGGTGATGATGGTCTTCCAGAAGTATTCCGGTGTCCGGATGCCGTGGCTGGACAGGAAGTAGTCGTTGGACGTGTCGCCGAAGACCACGCCGCCGTAGACCTTCACCGGCTTGATGTCGCGGTAGCACTCGGCCACGTTCTCGGCCTGCACCCAGATCCCCTGATTGAAGCCAGACACCTGCGGCACGATGTTGGACATCAGGTTGGCGCGAACGATGTAGGTCGCGTTGTAGTCCATGTGGTTGGACGTGACCAGGTGCCCGCGGTCGTAGCCCGAGCGCACGCTGGCGTAGGACTTGGTCGAGGTTTGGCCGCCGCAGCCGCTCGGCAGGGTGGTGTCGAGGTTGAAGTCGGACGGACGAGCCGCGGAGCCGGTGTCCGCGTTGAGCGAGTATTCGTAGCGCGTGGCCGTGTGGGCGGTGCAGTCGTAGGTCAGGGTGTAGCCGCCCTTGTTGAGGGTGACGACTTGGGCCTGGGCAGCAGCGCTGAACGTAGTGAGCAGGAATAGAGTGAGAAAGATCCGGAATCGCATAGCGGCACATCTCCATGTGTTTTGGGGACGCACGAACCCTGCAGGCACGGGCGATGCCGTTGCCCCTTGAAGGACGCGCAAGTTGACGGAGGTGAAGCAGACAGCGAGAGCTGGCTCGTTGGCCAGTGTGGTGGGGGATACAACCACCGCGCCCCTTTGCCACGGAGTGGCACGCGGTGATCACAGGTATCTAACAGAGCGCCGCCGGGGTCAACCGCGGATTGGCCAAGGTGTGACCTGGTCCCAAGACGTCATCGCTGTAAACCGGCATCCACAGCGATGCAACAAGGGCAGGGTATGGAGCAAAAAGAAAGCCCGGATTGCCGGGCTTTTTGATGCGGATGCTCTATCGGAATCAACTGGTCAGCTGCACCCACAGCACCAGCAACACCATCGGCAGCCCGCTCAGGAGCGAGAAGACCCAGAAGGCTCCCATCAGGGCCAGCGGCGTCATGACCCACCACTGCCCAGCGGTGAACCCCTGGTCGCGCTGCCGAGCCGCGTAGGCTTCTTGCGGGTAGAGGCGCTCCGCTTTCCGCAGGCCTCGCCTGGCCATCAGCGGCCCGACGATGAAGCCAAACGGGCCGAGCAGCAGCAGACTCAACGAGAACCACCGGAAGAACCTCGTGTGGGGCGTCATCACCTTCTTGGGGGCGGCGTGCGGCGCACCGACGCCGGGAAGCGGGTTGACCACGCGCATCGACGCGGGGGTGATCGGATCAGTCTGGGGCGTCATTTGGCGTAGGCCCTCCATGTGCCGTTTGCCTTCGCATAGCGAAGATTTTTGCTGACGGGGAGCGGCACCTGCCGGCCGCCAATGTCGATGGAGACTTTTCCGGTGGTGTCGCACCGGTAGCCCTCCATTTCTTGGGCCTCCACGCACCCGGACAACTGGAACTCCTGGATGCCGGTGATCTGACCTGCGCCGCTCTGGGTGAGGAGCGCTGCCAACGCCTTTTCGGCATCGTCATTGGACGGCGGGCCGCCGCAGCCGGACAGGGTCAATGCAAAGGCCAAACCGGCCAGGGGAAACCTTGCTTTCATGGGTCATTCCTTGATTGGTTGAGTAGAGCGGCAGGAGCCTGCCGCCCAGGTAGGGGCTGAGCGTCGCGAAACTATCGGTCGCGGTTCCCGTCCGGCTTGAAGCCCGCAATCCAGAGCCGGGTGTCCTTGAACGGCGTCAGCATTCCCGAGGGGCCTGGATGCAGATCGGCGGTCTGGATGAACCCGGAGACCCAGGCCACGCGCAGGGCGACGTCGACGGCACGATCGGCGACCCCGGGGCGGCTCACGTTGACCACGAAGGGCTGAGCTGGCGGGTTGGGACCGGTGGAGTGCTGCGCGCCGGTGTTCGGCTTGCTGGGCAGCACGCGAACGCCGTTGAGGGTGTCCCTTCCTTTCCAGAGGGCGGACGTGTTGAGCTCGGCCGTCTCGCCCAGGTCGTCGGTCTCGGTCAGCGGGGCGTCGGCGCAGGCCCGGAAGGTCTCAACGCTCGAAGCCGCGGGGCCGGTCCAGATACGCGCTTCCACCGTCCAGCAGGGCAGGGAAGCGCCCCACTCGGTGAAGGTCAACGCCACTCGGGGCCATTCCAGGCGGCCTGCCTGCGCGGCCTGGTGGTTGTCGCCCTTGAACAGCCCGGGAAGCTTCCTGGCGCCGCTGAGGGGCGTGTAGAGAGGACCGCTGCCGCTACTGCCGGCCTGGGCGGTGGACTTGCCCGCTGCGTTCGGCTTGATGCCCACCATCTGCTTGCCGGCGTCCTTGAGGCTGCCGCCGAGCTGGCGGAAGAAGCCAGGCTTCTGGGCTTGGGTGTCCTGGGCCTGGGCGGCGGTGGGAGCGGCCAACGTCAATGCCAGGAGCGCAGCGAACGCTCCTTGTCCTGCGTGCTTCATAGGAAAAGCCCCTGTAGACCGCCGGCCTGGCGGCATTTACGATAATCGCAGATGAGAAGCCCGCATCCAAGCGGCACACTGAGGGAATTCAGCTTTCGTGCAATCTTCTCGATGCCCAAACCCAAGACACCGGCCACGGTCTATGGCATGCGCCTGCGGAGTGCGCGGATGGCTATGGGGTGGACCCAGGCCGAACTGGCCGAGCGCATTGGGATGGTGGACAACGTCTCAGGGGCAACGCGCGTGAGCCGCTATGAAACAGGTCAGCATGACCCGGACCCAGCCACTTCTGAAGCTTTGGCCAAGGCGCTCGGCCTGCCTGTGGCTTACTTTCATGCGACGTCTGACACCCTCGCCGAGGTCATCCTGCTGGTCGCCAAGCTTCCTGCAGCAAAGCAGAAAGATGCGCTGGAACACCTCCGAAAGATGGCAAATAGCGGAAACAAGCGCTAGGAGGCGCGATTACGCCTGATACGACCCGTTGTGTCGGTGTGCTTTTCATGCATCACCCAAGCCTGAGCGCCTTCACCCTTGGAGATGAGGACCTTATTGCTTCCTTCCATCTTTTCCAGGACATAGCCGGTCATATCGATCTCGAGAGGAATTTCGCCCACCGGCCGCCCTGCAACCTCGAATAGCCACTGCGTCATGCAATACAAAGCGCCAGGGGCGTTCACGATGTCGCATGCTTCTGGGCTGATGGGATCGACTTCCATGGGACCGAGGCTGATCGCCTGCCGAGAGCCTCGAAGAAGCTCATAAGCAAAGTCGATGTCTTGGAAATCTTCTACGGAAAAGGTGTCGGCATCCATCAAGGTGAAATCGGATTTGAGCGCGCGGGCGACCATGTGCAGCCGGCTCAAGCTCCGGATGCGCTGAAACACCGGAAGCATGTTTGAAAGTGACTTTATAGAAGTCGAGAGCTCTTCTTTAGTGCCACCGAAATCCAGTGAAAGGACCATGGCATCCTCTGCGGCAATATGGTCAGCCCAACTGGCAAGCGGAGCCAGGTCATGGAATTGTCGCAAGGGTTTTCCATACATTGCCTTTGCCCTGATAGCCAGGTTGACGTCTGCTTTGAATCGGGAGTTTTCTTCAGCAATGCGCAGCGTTAAATCAAGCGGCGAGAGATGGAGCTCATTTGTGATGCCAATGCCTTTCTCTCCAGTGAAGAGGTCGGCAGCCACTTTCAGCTCCTGCGACAAGACCGAATAGTCCCAGCCAGAGCAGATGAACACGTGCCCTGGCACGGATTGGTGGCGCTTCATTGTCAGCTTTCCCTGCGACAAATTCAGAGGCTTGAGAAGGTCGGGGAACCCGGCAGGCGGCTCAATGTTGAAGCTTTCAACGTCGAAAGATCGAGGTAGGCCGTAGTAGAACGCATCCCGAAGCAGAGCCATGTTCTCTACGGTTCGCACGGGTTGAAACGAGAAATGGGCAGTAGGTGGTTGGTCCTGGATTACGGGAGAGGGGATTTGCCCAGCAATCGTCCGTCCAAGGCCCTTTGGAGCTAAGGAGTGCTCGTCGCGTTCGACCGATAGGCGGTCTTTCCATTGACGGAGAGGTTCGCAAACTGCCGCGAGATACCTTTCAAAGCCGGCCCTATCCGCGAGGGTTTGGGAGGGGACGAAGTTGACCCGCCCCTTGCCTTCGCCCTTCAAAACCTTTTGATTCTTGACAGCCCATGCCTGAGCGTGAATCCAGTAAATCGTCGAGTCGGCCCCGACTCTGAGAATGAACACCGGAAGCATATCTGTGGCGTATTGGCGCAGGCGGCTTCGAAAAACGGGCGCGCTGGGATTCTTCTCCGCAAAGGACGCTGTGCCCTTGACCTGAACCAGAAAGCGGACGCCTTGATAGGTGTCGTAGTCAGGGGTTACGAAAAGGTCATAGCCCATGTCGGTGTGATCTTGCCCGACGTTCCAGCCCCAGGCGGTGAAAGCGCGTTCCGCAGCCAACTCAGCAAGGCGTCCTGTCGTCTGCGACTTTGGGAGGTTCATCCAGTTGCCTCAAGGGGACATAGCATTATCCGCTGACATTCCAGCGGCAGCAAACTCAAGGGTAGAGTTGCTTGGGGCGCGCAACTGCTTCTGCAACTGTCGCCGCCGTGTAGTGCCCCGCCTGGAGGATAGGTTGGGTTACGCGCCGTGGACCGCCCACCAAGCAGGTGCGCGCTCCTTGTTAGCAAAGTCTGGAAAGATTTGCAGCAAAAGTGGAGCACTCGCCAAGCCAGTGTCACCAGCAAAGTCAGACTCTGATGTCTCAAGGATAAAACTTGCGCGGATCGGCCAGCCATTTGGCGAACTGCCCCCGCTGGTAGCGCGGCAGCTCCACGTTGGGCTGATACAGCTCCAGTGCGCTGATCTGCTTGCTACGCGTCACCTGCGGCTTCTTGTGAAGGTAGTGCCTGCGTAGGACCTGAACCCGGTCGCGAGGATCGGTGCTGTGGCCTGTGACCAGGGCAATCTCTTTCTCTGGAACATCGTTGACATCGAGCTCCGTCGCCAGCGTGTGGCGGAAGGCGTGGAAACCGATTCCTTTCTCGAACCCAAGGGTCTTCAGGTAGCGCCCGAAGTCCACGACAAACTGCTGGCTGTAACGCGCGTTGGTTTCCCCGGTGGTGCGGTTCACGCCAGCGGAGAGCAGCGGGAACAGCCGAGGATGGCCGATCGCTTTCATGTCCTCCACGAACTCCAAGAAGCCTGCCTCCAAGAGCGGCTTCGCGATGGGGATGATGCGCATGCAGCCCGCGCCTTTCATGCTTTGCCGGCTGCGCCGCCGTCGCTTCGGGTCTGCGGCCAAGTCTTGGTCCAACGTCTTCTGGAAAGCGATGCACCACACCCCGCGTTCCTCAATGATGTCGGTCAACTTCAGCTGGCAGACTTCGTTGACCCTGGCACCGGTATACAAGCCGAGCATCGGTGCCCACCAATACTGCGGCTTCTTGGCCCAAGGGATGAATGTTGCGGGGTCAAAAATGGCTTGCAGGTCTGCATCCTCGAACAAGCGGATCGCCTTGTCGGGGTTGATGGTGTGATCTTCCTTGGGCTTCCGGA
Proteins encoded:
- a CDS encoding site-specific integrase encodes the protein MTSNPSVTLNDYIASPFGLLHLEGIHIGRFRIDRAIIRGREAAINLQECILAALDETGRRSGIKNSTRYPAQLPMGTPARPLAKEIEDHLEDMRRRQLEPKTIQSTERTLKLLLLTCGNISAARVDYYHIQALWKLLRWAPRNLVSDPLLKDLSFDEAIALGKEQDVPPLSPATEERHRRFLVAFFNHLVNGQAIDLSPMKAFRKPKEDHTINPDKAIRLFEDADLQAIFDPATFIPWAKKPQYWWAPMLGLYTGARVNEVCQLKLTDIIEERGVWCIAFQKTLDQDLAADPKRRRRSRQSMKGAGCMRIIPIAKPLLEAGFLEFVEDMKAIGHPRLFPLLSAGVNRTTGETNARYSQQFVVDFGRYLKTLGFEKGIGFHAFRHTLATELDVNDVPEKEIALVTGHSTDPRDRVQVLRRHYLHKKPQVTRSKQISALELYQPNVELPRYQRGQFAKWLADPRKFYP